In the Ostrinia nubilalis chromosome 7, ilOstNubi1.1, whole genome shotgun sequence genome, one interval contains:
- the LOC135073230 gene encoding muscle-specific protein 20: MSLERQVRAKLASKRNPDQEKEVQEWIETVLGAKFPPSDAFEDVLKDGTVLCQLINKLKPGSVNKINTSGGQFKMMENITNFQAAIKAYGVPDIDVFQTVDLWEKKDIAQVVSTLYALGRETYRHPEWNGPYLGPKPADECKRDFSEEVLKAGQTMIGLQAGSNKGATQAGQNMGAGRKILLGK; the protein is encoded by the exons ATGTCTCTGGAACGCCAAGTTCGCGCCAAG CTCGCTTCCAAGCGCAACCCCGACCAGGAGAAGGAGGTCCAGGAGTGGATCGAGACCGTCCTCGGTGCCAAGTTCCCCCCTAGCGACGCGTTCGAAGATGTCCTCAAGGACGGCACAGTCCTCTGCCAGCTCATCAACAAGCTGAAGCCTGGCTCCGTCAACAAGATCAACACCTCTGGTGGACAGTTCAAGATGATGGAGAACATTACcaa CTTCCAGGCCGCAATCAAAGCATATGGAGTCCCTGACATCGACGTGTTCCAAACAGTCGACCTTTGGGAGAAGAAGGACATTGCCCAGGTCGTCAGCACACTGTACGCCCTCGGCCGTGAG ACTTACAGACATCCCGAGTGGAACGGTCCCTACCTTGGCCCCAAGCCCGCTGATGAGTGCAAGCGTGACTTCTCCGAGGAGGTCCTGAAGGCCGGCCAGACCATGATCGGTCTGCAGGCCGGTTCCAACAAGGGAGCCACCCAGGCCGGTCAGAACATGGGCGCTGGCCGCAAAATCTTGCTCGGCAAGTGA